CTGTACCTTGAATGGAGCCTGGATCAGGCACTAAACCAACATTGACTGTAGCCGTCTGTCCAGCTTCGACCAATGTCGATACAGCGGTTGTTTGGAAATTATCAGCAGAGAAAACAAGTGTGTATTCACCGGGAGCAAGTTGATTACTGGAGAATTGACCGTTCGTGTCAGAAAAAATCGTGGATACGATCGCGCCTGTGGAGTCGAGTATTCGAACTTCTATATTGGCACCCAAAATCGGATCACCTGTTTGGACATTGGTAATCTGACCAATGATTCCGCCTGGATTTGACACCAGGATAAAGTTTGAGGCAGTCGTCTGATTGGAAGAGATTGACGCTCCTATGATCTGTGTCTGGAAATTAGGAGCACTTGCTGTGACCGTGTAGTTTCCAGGTGCAAGTCCTTCTACCACATAGTTACCATTCGAATCTGTCACGGTCGTCAAGATGATGCCCACATTCGTTTGAATGCTGATGGTCGCGCCTGCAATCGGATCGCCTGAATCGTTCGTCACATTTCCTGACAACGTTCCAGGGTCTGGCGCCAACACCACATTGGTCACTGTCGTTTCTCCACTCGTAATGATGGTTCCTACGGTTTCTGTTGTGAAGTTGTCCGCGCTGACTACTACGGTATACGAGCCGGGCGCCAGGTTTGGTACTTCATAATTTCCGTTCTGATCGGTGATATCCGTTGCAATTGGAATATTGTTCTGGACAATCGTAACTAGTGCCCCTTCTATCGGAATCATCGCATTATCAGTCACTGTACCCGTCACAAGCCCTGCAATCGGATCTAGCCCAGCGTCAAGGGTGGTCGTTTGGTTTTGTGTAACAATTGCCCCAAGGACCGTATTGGAATAGCCATTTGCGCTGAAAACTACTGAATAACTGCCCGGAACGAGATTTTCAATCGTATAATTACCCAATGCATCCGTCGTACCAGTCGTGACCACCTGCCCGGATGAATTGATAATCTGTACAACCGCTCCGCTGATGGGCTGACCGCTGACATCGTCTGTCAAATTCCCGCTGATCGTGCCTGGAACGGGCTGCAAAGGAACATCCGACGTTGTCGTTACGCCGCTTGTGACGGAGGCACTGACTGAATTTGTTCCATAATCCGCTGCACTCGCCCGTACGATATACGTCCCTTCGGCCAGGTCCTCGAGTAAATAGTACCCGAGAGCATCCGTTGTCGTGGATTCTACAAATACCCCTTGATTCGTCAATACTTCTACTGTAGCGTTCGGGATCGGGTCTCCGTTCGTTTGGTCAAACACGGTTCCTTCGATGGCGCCCGGGTTAGGAAGTAAATCGAAATCGACCACGGATACGGTATTTGGTTCAGTAATGACCGGCTCTTGTGCTGATTGGAAATTGTTGGCGATCGCTTCTACGATATATGGCCCAGGTGTTACGTTAAGGAAAGAGTAATTTCCTGTTACATTGGTTGTCGTGGTCGCCACTTCTACCCCGAAGTTGTTCAATAATCTGACGGTAGCGTTTACCTGAGGGATCGCACTGCCAGTGACCGTTCCCTGAATGGTACTGGTAGCCGGGGACAGGAAGATATCCTGTGAGACCGATTCTCCGCTTGCTACCGTGACAGGGACTGATGCTTGAGTATAATCAGGTGGATTTGAGGCTACAACTGTATAATTTCCTGGTGCGACATTTACAAATCCATAGAAACCATTAATATCCGATGACGTAGTCGCAACCGTCGTAGCACCTTGCTTTAATTCTACTGTTGCCCCGGCAATAAATTCCCCGTTGGATGAATCGATGATCGTCCCGTTTACGGATGCGTCGTCGAGTACTGTAATCGGAATGGTGGCTGTATTTGATTGAATCGGATCTCCTGATAAATTATCTACACCGTCAGCTGTGACTTGATCGAGGAAAAAGCTCGCTTGTTGATCATCGGTAAAGCTTCCTGTTGCTGTGAACGTCAACGTGGCCGTATCACCCGCTGCCAAGTTACCGACGTCCCATGTAACGGTCTTGGTCGTCCCGTTAAATACTGCGGTACCTTGAGAAATTGTATCAATAGAGTAGGTCACAATGTTATCAAGACCGATCACATCATTTGCCAATATGGCGGTAGCAAGAGCCTTACCTATGTTGGATACGGTGACCGTACCGGTCCAAGTGGCCGTTTCACCGAATTCCACCTGCGTCGGTCCGCTTGTGAGTGTTTTCGCTACACTTAGGCGTGCACGGACATCTGTATCTTCTACAGTAATGGGGTCTGTGAAGGCATCAATAAACTCAAAGCCTTCATTGGTTTGCAGGGAATCTTTGTTATAGTTGTTTGAGTTTGCAGAAGAAAAGTATACCGTGGATATCGTTGATGTTTCATTGATGCCCATCACGTTGAATATCGTATCGGCAGGCAGAAACCAGTCCAAAAAGTAATCCTGATCACCATCAATGGAAGAATCCGCTAATATGACCCTGGCATAGTCGAAATTTGTGATTGGCTGTGAGAAGTTTGGGTTTCCATTAATCCCTTCAGCAGGATCATTCCATGAGTTGAACTCCTTTATGATATTTTCGTAGATATTGACTGATTCATCCAATCCATCAACGTTCAACAGCCAGTCATACGTTCCTGCATCCCCTGTTGTATTGAACAAAACACCCCATGCGAATTGCCTGAAGCCCTGTCCTTGTCTCGGGTCCGCGTTCAAACGGAGCCTGAAGAAGATGTTTTCACCATCATAGGCAATGAATCCGGCCGGGAACGTACTGTTTCCTACGATGTCAATCGGTTGCGGTGATTCATCCCCGAAGTTATCAAACAGCGGGGTCCCGTTTACCAATAAGGGAGTATACTGGGAAGCGCTTGGGAATTGCATTACACATCCCTTCCTTTCTATATGTTTTCATACTCTTAATAGTTTATGTAGAAATTGGAAAACGGACTAGGCCTCAAGAGAGATTAGGTTTGAACCTAATTCTTTCATGAATAGGGGTGGCAATTTTTTTTTTGTGCTTCCCCCAAAAAACATCTCCCGTTTTCTCTGTTTTCCTTTGATTTTCGGTGGTGGTTGGGTAATTTTATCGAATAGAACGTTTGTTCTGTGTTGTTTTTCTATCATAAAATAAGAGAAGATGCAGATTAGTATCCTGCACCTTCCCTTTATTAAATCCGTTCTTCTGTTTGAATGAGATTTTCCCTCAGAAGGAATTTTTGGATCTTACCGCTGGCATTCCGGGGAAGCTCTTCAACAAATACATATTCCCTTGGGCGTTTATAATCTGAAAGCAGGTCTCCGTTCTTTAAGAATGAATCCAGTTCATCCGCTGTCAGGGTCGGAGTCTTCGCCACGACTACTGCAATCACCTGCTCTCCCCACTTTTCATGCGGCTGACCCAAGACGGCTACATCCAAGACCTCTGCATGAGCATGTAGGGCATCCTCAACTTCACGGGGATACACATTCTCTCCGCCTGATATCACCATATCATCCACCCTGTCAGCAATATACAGATATCCGTCTTCATCCAAATACCCAAGATCACTGGAATGGTACCAACCTTTATGCAGTGCCTTTTCCGTTGCGTCCTTCCGGTTGTAATATGCCTGCATCGTACATGAGCCACGGACGATGATTTCACCGACTTCGCCCGGCTGACACACATCATCAGGATTAGACGGGCCGTCCTCTTTCGGTTTTACCACCCTGATTTCATGATTAAACGCAGCCCTTCCTGCCGACCCGGTCTTCGTCAGTTGTTCATCCTCGAGCAGGAAGGTGACAGCCGGTCCCATTTCTGTCTGACCGTAAGCCTGGATGAGGCCGATATTGAGTTTTTCATGGATGGCACGTACTAGGACGGGAGCCATCGGGGCCGCCCCATATAACCCCACCCTCAAGGAGGATATATCATAGTTCTCCACCCCATGCTGCAGCAGCATATTCCACATAGTTGGAGCTGCGAAGAGCGTGGTGACTTTTTCCTGTTGAATGACATCTAGAACTGTTTGGGGATTGAATTGATGGATGATGATGCTCTTGGCTCCCGCTTGCACTCGTGGAAGGAAGCAACAATGAAGTTCTGCGCAATGGAACATCGGTGCTGTAACGAGGCCGATGTCGTTTGGTCTCAGAGCCATGACAGACGTACATATCAAGCTTTGTTCCGCCATATCCCTGTGCCTGTGCAGCACACCTTTAGGCCTTCCTGTGGTTCCGCTCGTATACATGATCGCATAGGGATCTTTTTCATCCACTGTGGTTTCCTGCAGGTCAATTCCGTAATGACCGACTACTTCATGATAGCTTTCTGCATATGACGGGGCCGAATTCCCAACATGCCAAAAGAGTGTATGGGGGAAGTCTTTTCTGATTTTTTCAATTGGTTTCCCGAGCTCCTCTTCAAAAACGACGACCTTTGGTTCTGCATCTTTCAGGATGAACTGAATCTCCTGGGCCTTCAGCCGGAAATTGATCGGGTTGATCAC
The nucleotide sequence above comes from Bacillus sp. KH172YL63. Encoded proteins:
- a CDS encoding fatty acid--CoA ligase translates to MYATTGSIFDQTVDKFKNKEAIVEERTGKRLTYKEWQEEVHRTANALLDAGVKKGDRVSCYLYNTLELANLYFACGKIGAVINPINFRLKAQEIQFILKDAEPKVVVFEEELGKPIEKIRKDFPHTLFWHVGNSAPSYAESYHEVVGHYGIDLQETTVDEKDPYAIMYTSGTTGRPKGVLHRHRDMAEQSLICTSVMALRPNDIGLVTAPMFHCAELHCCFLPRVQAGAKSIIIHQFNPQTVLDVIQQEKVTTLFAAPTMWNMLLQHGVENYDISSLRVGLYGAAPMAPVLVRAIHEKLNIGLIQAYGQTEMGPAVTFLLEDEQLTKTGSAGRAAFNHEIRVVKPKEDGPSNPDDVCQPGEVGEIIVRGSCTMQAYYNRKDATEKALHKGWYHSSDLGYLDEDGYLYIADRVDDMVISGGENVYPREVEDALHAHAEVLDVAVLGQPHEKWGEQVIAVVVAKTPTLTADELDSFLKNGDLLSDYKRPREYVFVEELPRNASGKIQKFLLRENLIQTEERI